The Deltaproteobacteria bacterium genome contains a region encoding:
- a CDS encoding monooxygenase has translation MFRSCTALSFVVAVASACGASDGDGTGGGPDAGVSGDVTYYQDIKPIVDAKCVRCHVDGGVAPFGLEGYEAVRDRAGVSLLEIEADRMPPWKANHDCNDYVGDFSLTDHEKALFATWVDQGTPEGDPSKPGDPIPVEDTRLSRVDLTLSMPEAYTARTARDYTDDYRCFVIEWPAEFTTTKYVAGFKAVPGHLGTVHHVIAYYATPEQAQAYYDLDAEDPQPGYQCFGGPGGPAQTWIGGWAPGGQGFDMPPGTGMPIEPGSLIVLQVHYNTLYEAPQPDITSVQFKLEDAVDREVWTQPWANPQWLSGTSMHIPAGEKDVVHSWQFDLTWLTNGDPLLIYSAGLHMHNLGTRGISTIRRADGGEDCLIQIDDWDFDWQDGYGLRTPARFNPGDQLYLECHWDNSPENQVVVDGQPRPPQDVYWGDGSTDEMCLGVFLVSRAD, from the coding sequence ATGTTCCGATCCTGCACGGCCCTCTCGTTCGTCGTCGCGGTCGCCAGCGCGTGCGGCGCGAGCGACGGTGACGGCACCGGCGGCGGTCCCGACGCGGGCGTCTCCGGCGACGTGACCTACTACCAGGACATCAAGCCGATCGTCGACGCCAAGTGCGTGCGCTGTCACGTCGACGGCGGCGTCGCGCCGTTCGGCCTCGAGGGCTACGAGGCCGTGCGCGATCGCGCGGGCGTGTCCTTGCTCGAGATCGAGGCCGATCGCATGCCGCCGTGGAAGGCGAACCACGACTGCAACGACTACGTCGGCGACTTTTCGCTCACCGACCACGAGAAGGCGCTGTTCGCGACGTGGGTCGACCAGGGAACGCCGGAGGGGGATCCGTCGAAACCGGGCGACCCGATTCCGGTCGAAGATACGCGCCTGTCGCGGGTCGACCTCACGCTGTCGATGCCCGAGGCGTACACCGCGCGCACGGCGCGAGACTACACCGACGACTACCGGTGCTTCGTCATCGAGTGGCCGGCGGAGTTCACCACGACCAAGTACGTCGCCGGCTTCAAGGCGGTCCCCGGCCACCTCGGCACCGTCCATCACGTGATCGCGTATTACGCGACACCCGAACAGGCGCAGGCCTACTACGATCTCGATGCCGAGGACCCGCAGCCGGGCTACCAGTGTTTCGGCGGCCCGGGCGGTCCGGCCCAGACGTGGATCGGCGGCTGGGCGCCGGGCGGCCAGGGCTTCGACATGCCGCCGGGCACCGGGATGCCGATCGAGCCGGGATCGCTCATCGTGTTGCAGGTCCACTACAACACGCTGTACGAGGCGCCGCAGCCCGACATCACATCGGTGCAGTTCAAGCTCGAGGACGCGGTCGACCGGGAGGTGTGGACCCAGCCGTGGGCCAATCCGCAGTGGTTGTCCGGCACGAGCATGCACATTCCGGCGGGCGAAAAGGACGTGGTGCACTCGTGGCAGTTCGACCTCACGTGGCTAACCAACGGCGATCCGCTGCTCATTTACAGCGCCGGGTTGCATATGCACAATCTCGGCACGCGCGGGATCTCGACGATCCGGCGCGCCGACGGCGGCGAGGACTGCCTCATCCAGATCGACGACTGGGATTTCGACTGGCAGGACGGCTACGGGCTGCGGACGCCCGCGCGATTCAACCCGGGCGACCAGCTGTACCTCGAATGCCACTGGGACAATTCGCCGGAGAATCAGGTGGTCGTCGACGGTCAGCCCCGGCCGCCGCAGGACGTGTACTGGGGCGACGGGTCGACCGACGAAATGTGTCTCGGCGTATTCCTCGTGTCACGCGCCGACTGA